A window of the Halichoerus grypus chromosome 2, mHalGry1.hap1.1, whole genome shotgun sequence genome harbors these coding sequences:
- the KRTAP16-1 gene encoding keratin-associated protein 16-1: protein MSGNCCSRKCPSVPGISLCSTEVSCGGPVCLPSSCQSQTWQLVTCEGACRSSSCGPQCCQPSCSVSSCAQPVGCEATICEPSCSVSSCAQPVGCEATICEPSCSVSSCAQPVGCEATICEPSCSVSSCAQPVCCEAPSCQPVLCVPTPCQFIMCKPSCCQPVICEPSCCSAVCTVPSSCQPAVCEPACCQPVCPTPSCCPSVCSVANSCQAVCSDPSPCEPSCSEPSNCQSAPYVALLCEPVCLRPVCCVPSPCEPPCVSSTCQEPSCCMSSICQPICSEPSPCSASIYVPSPRQPTCYIVKRCRSLCREPVSCPSTSCQPLCCRPGSSASAICQPTCSRTFYIPSSCKQPCTPSVSYRPICRPICSGPITYRQPYMTSISYRPACYRPCYSILRRPACVTSLSYRPICSRLPCADSCKQDCKKSTSSQPDCTDSTSCKAKVSNASPCQHSEAKPTSPTTRKAAASPPTATKPADH from the coding sequence ATGTCTGGAAACTGCTGTTCTCGGAAATGTCCGTCTGTGCCAGGCATCTCTCTCTGCTCCACTGAGGTGAGCTGTGGAGGGCCTGTCTGCTTGCCTAGTTCCTGCCAGAGCCAGACATGGCAGCTGGTGACTTGCGAAGGTGCGTGTAGATCATCTAGCTGTGGCCCACAGTGCTGTCAGCCCTCCTGTTCTGTGAGCAGCTGTGCCCAACCTGTGGGCTGTGAAGCGACCATCTGTGAGCCCTCCTGTTCTGTGAGCAGCTGTGCCCAACCTGTGGGCTGTGAAGCCACCATCTGTGAGCCCTCCTGTTCTGTGAGCAGCTGTGCCCAACCTGTGGGCTGTGAAGCGACCATCTGTGAGCCCTCCTGTTCTGTGAGCAGCTGCGCCCAACCTGTGTGCTGTGAGGCCCCTTCCTGCCAGCCAGTTCTCTGTGTACCCACTCCCTGCCAGTTCATCATGTGCAAACCCAGCTGCTGCCAGCCAGTCATCTGTGAGCCCAGCTGCTGTTCAGCTGTCTGCACTGTGCCTAGTTCCTGCCAACCAGCGGTCTGTGAGCCTGCTTGCTGTCAGCCGGTCTGCCCCACACCTAGCTGCTGTCCATCTGTCTGCTCTGTGGCTAATAGCTGCCAGGCTGTCTGCTCTGACCCCAGTCCTTGTGAGCCATCTTGCTCAGAGCCCAGCAACTGCCAGTCAGCTCCCTATGTGGCTCTGCTCTGTGAGCCTGTCTGTCTTCGCCCTGTCTGCTGTGTTCCAAGCCCTTGTGAGCCACCTTGTGTCTCCAGCACTTGTCAAGAGCCCTCTTGTTGCATGTCCAGCATCTGCCAACCCATCTGCTCTGAGCCCAGTCCCTGTTCAGCAAGTATCTATGTGCCCAGTCCACGGCAACCTACCTGCTACATAGTCAAACGCTGCCGGTCCCTCTGCCGTGAGCCCGTTTCCTGCCCATCTACCTCCTGCCAACCACTCTGCTGCCGCCCGGGGTCTTCTGCATCTGCCATCTGCCAACCAACTTGCTCTCGGACTTTCTACATACCCAGCTCCTGCAAACAGCCTTGCACCCCTTCGGTTTCTTACCGCCCAATCTGTCGTCCAATCTGCTCTGGACCCATCACTTACAGGCAGCCGTATATGACATCCATCTCCTATCGCCCTGCCTGCTACCGCCCATGCTATTCCATCCTGCGCCGCCCGGCCTGTGTCACTTCGCTCTCTTACCGTCCCATCTGCTCCCGTCTGCCTTGTGCTGACTCCTGTAAACAGGATTGCAAAAAATCTACTTCTAGCCAACCGGATTGCACTGACTCAACATCCTGCAAGGCCAAGGTCTCAAATGCCAGTCCCTGCCAGCACAGTGAAGCCAAACCCACCAGCCCAACCACCCGTAAAGCCGCAGCCAGCCCGCCTACTGCCACCAAGCCTGCTGACCACTGA
- the KRTAP17-1 gene encoding keratin-associated protein 17-1 — MGCCPGDCFSCCPQDQDCCEVCCCQPACCGCCGPCCGSCCGSCCGCGGSGCGGSGCGGCCGSSCCGSGCCGSGCGSGCCGSSCCGSSGCCGPVCCQPTPVCETK; from the coding sequence ATGGGGTGCTGCCCAGGGGACTGCTTCAGCTGCTGCCCTCAAGACCAAGACTGCTGTGAAGTGTGCTGCTGCCAGCCCGCCTGCTGCGGCTGCTGCGGCCCCTGCTGCGGCTCCTGCTGCGGCTCCTGCTGCGGCTGCGGGGGCTCCGGCTGCGGGGGCTCCGGCTGCGGGGGCTGCTGCGGCTCCAGCTGCTGCGGCTCGGGCTGCTGCGGCTCCGGCTGCGGGAGCGGCTGCTGCGGCTCCAGCTGCTGCGGCTCGTCGGGGTGCTGCGGCCCCGTCTGCTGCCAGCCTACGCCTGTTTGCGAGACCAAGTGA